A single Populus alba chromosome 7, ASM523922v2, whole genome shotgun sequence DNA region contains:
- the LOC118032093 gene encoding uncharacterized protein has translation MEYLNILLEKYYGSTKDAEVGYFGALLFEAKTPANFGHSHQRRQRAKREKTRPRKMSTDPKRKGSNSATTPASLTKIFHRSLSHLKSRTPNNITPVSSLSLKSVWLYDWWLAKAEGDGLAVSGFTFREGVGTRMFCSAAIVRRHYATVLETKDGITVTISGFINRDRTRQNGFSFQICEHFQLGFPYCWLELATRLGGEESANRGSPGKSGFDEPKMSSGTSASAASVSFDDLPVTRIRDIATHPLGDSMDSALADILDHFCSNDAKLSPLAISPDSKNPVAVANAVLDETPRKNKRTADRKYIDGGIIPRRVDIATGEQITPSRGVVTRSMSRRRNFREIQEESPSAFLSTSETTENLSGGMTSKSARKDSWATTSTEKIMEVPDVPLVRRSSRRPNIRKDYREM, from the exons ATGGAATATCTAAATATTCTACTAGAGAAATATTATGGATCCACGAAGGATGCTGAAGTGGGTTATTTTGGCGCGTTATTATTCGAGGCAAAAACTCCCGCCAATTTTGGCCACTCACACCAACGCCGTCAGAGGGCCAAAAGAGAGAAGACCCGACCCAGAAAAATGTCGACTGACCCGAAAAGGAAAGGATCTAACAGTGCCACTACCCCAGCTTCACTAACCAAAATCTTTCATCGTTCTCTGTCGCATCTTAAGTCAAGAACGCCGAACAATATCACCCCTGTCTCTTCTTTATCTCTTAAATCC GTGTGGTTATATGACTGGTGGCTGGCCAAGGCAGAAGGGGATGGCTTAGCTGTTTCTGGGTTTACTTTTAGAGA AGGAGTAGGAACAAGAATGTTTTGCTCGGCAGCGATTGTCAGAAGACATTATGCCACCGTTCTTGAGACAAAGGATGGCATCACTGTTACAATTAGTGGATTCATAAATAGAGATCGAACGCGTCAAAATGGGTTTTCATTCCAG ATTTGTGAGCATTTCCAACTGGGATTTCCATATTGTTGGTTAGAACTTGCCACCCGATTGGGTGGTGAAGAGTCTGCTAACAGAGGCAGTCCCGGAAAATCGGGTTTTGATGAGCCCAAAATGTCTTCTGGTACCAGCGCAAGCGCCGCCTCCGTTTCTTTTGATGATCTCCCGGTGACAAGGATCCGCGATATTGCAACGCACCCTCTTGGAGATTCCATGGATAGTGCACTCGCTGATATCCTAGATCATTTCTGCAGCAACGATGCCAAACTCTCTCCATTGGCAATCAGTCCAGACTCAAAGAATCCAGTCGCTGTGGCAAATGCTGTGCTGGATGAAACTCCAAGGAAAAATAAGAGGACGGCTGACCGGAAGTACATAGATGGAGGTATAATTCCACGTAGAGTTGATATAGCAACGGGGGAACAAATCACACCAAGCAGAGGAGTTGTCACTAGAAGCATGTCCAGGCGGAGGAATTTTAGAGAAATACAGGAAGAAAGTCCATCTGCATTTCTTTCAACATCAGAGACCACTGAGAACCTTTCCGGTGGGATGACGAGTAAAAGTGCTCGGAAAGATAGTTGGGCTACCACTTCAACGGAGAAAATAATGGAAGTCCCTGATGTACCTTTAGTCAGAAGGTCAAGCAGGAGGCCGAATATCCGGAAGGATTATCGTGAAATGTAA
- the LOC118032094 gene encoding vesicle transport protein GOT1 — MVSFEMNDRKKIGLGLTGFGIFFSFLGIVFFFDKGLIAMGNILFIAGVSLTIGPKSTMQFFMKRQNFKGTISFGAGFFFVVIGWPVIGMILEAYGFIVLFSGFWHTLAVFVQRIPIFGWVFQQPFVRSFFDRYRGKRVPV, encoded by the exons ATGGTTTCCTTTGAAATGAATGACCGCAAAA AGATTGGGCTGGGCTTGACTGGATTTGGCATATTTTTCTCATTCCTGggaattgtcttcttctttgacAAGGGATTAATTGCTATGGGAAAT ATCCTTTTCATCGCTGGAGTCAGTCTCACTATTGGACCAAAATCTACCATGCAATTCTTCATGAAACGCCAAAACTTTAAG GGAACCATTTCATTTGGTGCTGGCTTCTTCTTTGTGGTCATAGGATGGCCTGTTATTGGCATGATTTTGGAAGCGTATGGGTTCATCGTGCTCTTTAG TGGTTTCTGGCATACACTGGCAGTTTTTGTGCAGAGGATACCGATTTTTGGATGGGTGTTCCAACAGCCTTTTGTGAGATCG TTTTTTGATCGATATCGGGGCAAAAGAGTGCCAGTGTAA
- the LOC118032092 gene encoding uncharacterized protein yields the protein MASINTLPYSTPPHFFPKPSSSLYTPPQNSFSTKRRRSRKSKTLTNNPIKPSSLDSDYYITLNNNSQNLKLVLNITQISKLPSSRFHQFLSLGQEAVDDLKTLVSLDENNRVVLSCQKSTLQFAGTVLLSGFLLISSIRVLFKLGLGLKRKFGAGKNPNFVVRRDRSLGGKEVIVAVNEQQREESKRPKRLANPVEISDLVDGLGFERGDWRRYRVGSQQKLPKWWPDSGSFSGRIVGPDQEEYQREANRLIRAITDYRTRGKDVMEHDIIQLRRICRTSGVRALFSTTNTRDAFYRASIDVVLNVCSSAPSYSTSVEIAGEDPRHFIAGLAENIGLESIRAARMISAAVAARTRSCFLQAWALEVQGKHSEAVYELSKICLVLQTFPPEESSPEMEMVARGLARNLKVEQRELLMNMFMGVCSEESQRSAADALGLMPSPEGVGDQ from the exons ATGGCCTCCATAAACACCCTTCCCTACTCCACTCCTCCACATTTCTTCCCTAAACCATCCTCCTCCCTTTACACCCCTCCTCAAAACTCCTTCTCCACTAAGCGTCGTCGTTCTCGCAAATCCAAAACCCTGACTAACAACCCCATTAAACCCTCCTCTTTAGACAGTGATTATTATATCACCCTTAACAACAATTCCCAAAATCTGAAATTAGTCCTTAATATTACCCAAATTTCAAAGTTACCCTCTTCAAGATTTCACCAGTTCCTCTCTTTAGGTCAAGAAGCAGTTGATGATTTGAAAACCCTAGTTAGTCTCGACGAGAACAATCGAGTAGTCCTCTCGTGCCAAAAGTCAACGTTGCAGTTTGCTGGTACTGTTTTACTTTCtgggtttcttttaatttcttcgaTTAGGGTTTTGTTTAAATTAGGGTTAGGGCTTAAGCGTAAATTTGGGGCTggaaaaaaccctaattttgtTGTTCGTAGAGATAGGAGTCTAGGTGGGAAAGAAGTGATTGTTGCAGTGAATGAACAACAAAGGGAAGAGAGTAAAAGACCCAAGAGACTCGCCAACCCGGTTGAGATTTCGGATCTGGTTGATGGGTTGGGTTTTGAGAGGGGTGATTGGAGGAGGTATCGGGTTGGGAGCCAACAGAAGTTGCCGAAATGGTGGCCGGATTCGGGCTCATTTTCGGGTCGGATTGTCGGGCCGGATCAAGAGGAGTATCAGAGGGAGGCTAACAGATTAATTCGAG CGATCACGGATTATAGAACGAGGGGAAAGGATGTAATGGAGCATGACATAATTCAG TTGCGTCGAATATGCAGGACATCTGGAGTCAGGGCCTTGTTCAGCACAACAAACACTCGAGATGCCTTCTACCGTGCATCaattgatgttgttttaaaTGTTTGCAGCAG TGCCCCGAGTTACTCTACTTCTGTTGAGATTGCTGGTGAAGATCCCCGACATTTTATTGCTGGGCTTGCTGAAAATATTGGGCTTGAGAGCATTCGTGCTGCAAGAATGATATCTGCAGCTGTTGCTGCACGCACACGTTCATGTTTCTTGCAAGCATGG GCGTTAGAAGTTCAAGGCAAACATTCTGAAGCTGTGTACGAGCTGTCAAAGATATGCCTTGTTCTACAAACATTTCCTCCTGAAGAATCCTCA CCTGAAATGGAGATGGTGGCTCGGGGACTTGCAAGGAATTTGAAAGTGGAGCAGAGGGAACTGTTAATGAATATGTTTATGGGGGTCTGCAGTGAAGAAAGTCAGAGAAGTGCAGCTGATGCTCTTGGTTTG ATGCCCTCCCCTGAAGGAGTTGGCGATCAATAG
- the LOC118032091 gene encoding uncharacterized protein gives MALEFIYSLQNVWPLSILKADDLKASDRIVRKLSIPENTKSFVFAVRDPKSQSVIYILCAQNLSERSAVDVECLIREIRPDAVVAQVGHSPLVQIQSEESELGNIADDLVPTSSFGVIKRCFLNKINKEKYEDLAGSLVLREIFGTGFHGHILAAKRVAEEVGSSFLVLETSSINTVIGDNSSSEVDAGSEVDTGSKAHAFVSSLVPQKAGSISLQSSRRFSLDDNVQSRMVKLSSSYMDLSMHKLRPSSSVSESGLKEIQPGNSFQVPPFAQTVYPLLQDLHNIFIDLPSIGRALAFAQKMLYDVNRGEAVDTRIISEVYTFRVAVEGLRIALNNSSRFPIKELGNPNNTKIEFSELQVQDKSHALIAQALQSQTRKFKTIVAVVDASGLGGIRKHWNTPVPPEVRDLVGQLVTECESDGEVPNHAGKRLLLSNKYLVAVGAGATAVFGASSLSKVVPASTFVKVVTFKLPTSLKLLLTQTQKITAISMGKTLGPTKLLAPGLANSGANATSALKAATSAEKIRTVVHSVIASAEKTSFSAMKTAFYEIMRKRQVQPISVLPWATFGCSIATCSALLMHGDGIECAVESLPAAPSIASLGRGVQSLHRASQVIGQTDGPRIQKSIESLMYRLKKVKMQ, from the coding sequence ATGGCACTTGAATTTATCTATAGCCTACAAAATGTTTGGCCTTTGTCAATATTGAAAGCTGATGATTTGAAGGCATCTGACAGAATAGTTAGGAAGCTTTCTATACCAGAAAACACGAAAAGTTTCGTTTTTGCAGTTCGAGATCCAAAATCTCAATCTGTGATTTATATACTTTGTGCCCAGAATTTATCTGAGAGGTCAGCTGTCGATGTTGAGTGCCTTATAAGAGAGATTCGACCTGATGCTGTTGTGGCTCAGGTGGGTCATTCGCCATTGGTTCAAATTCAATCTGAAGAGAGTGAATTGGGAAATATTGCTGATGATCTAGTTCCCACTTCGTCATTTGGAGTGATTAAAAGatgctttttaaataagattaacAAGGAAAAGTATGAAGATTTGGCTGGAAGCTTGGTTTTGAGAGAAATATTTGGGACGGGTTTTCACGGGCATATCTTGGCTGCCAAGAGGGTGGCCGAGGAGGTTGGTTCATCTTTTTTGGTGCTTGAAACTTCATCTATCAATACAGTTATTGGGGACAATTCTTCGAGTGAAGTTGACGCTGGGAGTGAAGTTGACACGGGGAGCAAAGCTCATGCTTTTGTTAGTAGTTTAGTGCCACAGAAAGCAGGTTCCATCTCTTTGCAAAGTTCGAGGAGGTTTAGTCTTGATGATAATGTTCAGTCACGGATGGTGAAGTTGTCATCTTCTTATATGGATTTGTCAATGCATAAGTTGCGTCCTTCAAGTTCTGTTTCAGAGTCAGGATTAAAAGAAATTCAGCCAGGAAACAGTTTCCAGGTGCCACCATTTGCCCAAACTGTGTATCCATTACTTCAAGATCTACATAATATATTCATTGATCTCCCGTCAATCGGTAGGGCTTTAGCCTTTGCACAGAAAATGCTATATGATGTAAACAGGGGGGAAGCTGTGGATACCCGAATTATATCAGAAGTGTACACCTTCCGAGTTGCTGTTGAGGGGCTGAGAATTGCTCTTAATAATTCCAGTCGATTTCCCATTAAAGAACTGGGGAATCCCAACAACACTAAGATTGAGTTTTCAGAGCTTCAGGTTCAGGACAAGTCACATGCACTCATTGCACAGGCCCTTCAAAGCCAGACTAGGAAGTTCAAGACTATAGTAGCTGTAGTAGATGCTAGTGGCTTAGGAGGTATCAGAAAACATTGGAACACTCCTGTGCCTCCAGAAGTGAGGGATTTGGTTGGGCAGCTTGTCACTGAGTGTGAAAGTGATGGAGAAGTTCCAAATCATGCTGGAAAGAGACTGCTACTTTCTAACAAATATTTGGTGGCAGTTGGAGCTGGGGCAACAGCAGTTTTTGGAGCTTCATCGCTTTCTAAAGTTGTTCCTGCATCTACATTCGTGAAGGTCGTTACATTTAAATTACCTACTTCCCTTAAACTTCTGCTGACCCAAACCCAAAAGATAACGGCAATATCTATGGGCAAGACTCTTGGTCCAACAAAACTGCTGGCCCCTGGACTGGCCAATTCTGGAGCCAATGCAACATCTGCCTTGAAGGCAGCCACTTCTGCTGAGAAAATCCGGACAGTGGTCCATAGTGTTATAGCCTCTGCTGAGAAAACCAGTTTTTCAGCTATGAAAACAGCTTTCTATGAAATAATGAGAAAACGACAGGTACAACCTATCAGTGTCCTACCTTGGGCAACATTCGGTTGCAGTATCGCAACTTGCTCAGCATTGCTCATGCATGGAGATGGGATTGAATGTGCAGTTGAATCTCTTCCTGCAGCCCCTTCTATCGCCAGTTTGGGTCGTGGGGTTCAGAGTTTGCATCGGGCATCTCAAGTAATTGGGCAGACAGATGGCCCCAGGATACAGAAATCTATAGAGTCGTTGATGTACAGGTTGAAGAAAGTAAAGATGCAATAA
- the LOC140955802 gene encoding rust resistance kinase Lr10-like → MVGGRKNVGYKSENGKEIYFPEWIYNLFEEGQDLRLHIEEEEEDAKIAKKLAMAGLWCIQWNPVDRPSVKIVVHMLGGEGDSLSKPPNPFSSTASKKKPANLPGRRLNQELAAISETE, encoded by the coding sequence ATGGTTGGAGGAAGGAAAAATGTTGGCTACAAGTCAGAAAATGGCAAAGAAATATACTTCCCAGAATGGatttataatctttttgaaGAAGGACAGGACCTACGGTTGCATatcgaggaagaagaagaagatgctaaaattgcaaagaaactAGCAATGGCGGGGCTGTGGTGCATTCAGTGGAACCCAGTGGACCGTCCTTCCGTGAAAATTGTTGTCCATATGCTGGGAGGTGAAGGAGACAGCTTAAGTAAACCTCCTAATCCTTTTAGCTCCACAGCTTCTAAGAAAAAGCCTGCAAACCTGCCAGGAAGACGTCTTAACCAAGAGTTGGCAGCCATCTCagaaacagagtaa